One stretch of Gouania willdenowi chromosome 16, fGouWil2.1, whole genome shotgun sequence DNA includes these proteins:
- the cicb gene encoding LOW QUALITY PROTEIN: protein capicua homolog (The sequence of the model RefSeq protein was modified relative to this genomic sequence to represent the inferred CDS: substituted 1 base at 1 genomic stop codon), producing the protein MGPLKKHRGRSPPLTRGRGGRKRGGTHTIQEKEPKKVKREIVKTYQHTPNPSSKRKLTLHTLQSNETPIKNYNTSMTEEPAELRKPAELNNNDKSRTENRIENNIMVSTNQNSTTPTNSVASPTSAQVVPSTTTFPLATNHNPCVGSVSSRKTATFKARVPKKKYTYEHFAKNESAIMTVPTSNPALKNNNYHNLNSSLNKISNNINNVNNKSVNISMNSSNSNITCNVNSTTGSFDSCIENHSKFMKSSSDNCSGNLPSVQTMDSIDGTGAHSFTSMENKPLGIVGFLEKESQVGEKELEVPPNSVRCSSTDTASEHSADLDVVEATGLSPHQKNTLISAPLQNSPIKEDFVSGGLAEALAKGMKNQRVLARQKNNVREIKAGNKNIDSVSPIFKPGVVRRVSEGTVEIQLHGDETLVKFPFYKGSTIASPTGAESSVDFILDAPPPGMAPVAVGIHVCVPFGGDEGGPLLYREGVIAKVDPHPGVSFPYQVLLREEGKILGGEVGEKKAKKSCSGQPVWVSRQSLRLLTPPWDVTHLDRERVKEREKEREREERERLEEMEVEREVCQLSIGMGVLGSRARLGKGFLHDGVPGGHSYGHPPTHSSSSSTRVSTVHSYTDKGGQKQPEEDIEVSCFNMGISINTKQNTGISQHRNIISKPSDCPSSSSQLSLVQGLGPQLISTIASPQPPRSPALLGTHLNSPTPNIPSSKATPTQTPTPTSGVGSSSTSSRSRTPLSLAQQKYKKGDVVCTPNGIRKKFNGKQWRRLCSKDGCMKESQRRGYCSRHLSMRTKEMEAAGGERGGAGSSSGTVTPSDLRGRASSEFEWDDTSRESSETSSRGDSRPRLVLPSILPHDLSSRFDFDECEAANMLVSLGSSRSGTPSFSPISNQSPFSPAPSPSPSPLFGFRPANFSPITASPVLQHRRHRQPSGTGVAGGGGSKTSTPVVVGERERHIQGIQPSHHNNLTFTVPMSPGKRKQDGTLPPPVTSHHHDYTPKTELESGELNNSFRVLSPQTPVSLPHTPTFSKPRGVNTPSCGRPPSSTAASPPPLLVSPPAASPLSADGVSQRVVPVPHQALRDSPVIVRNPEALLAKFTECPVGREVGVRIEGGVDNTFSKDIALTSLAPQPVSGLQIPVPINAAATTVSNGTVLLRSSAQTLVLLSPTPSSLPPADTSATALQALSITVSTAGTASTPSGMDNSKEKDVDNGSGLGGDVQQPVPCHPSPTALLPLILPAESLHPVPRKDIIMGRPGTVWTNVEPRSVPVFPWHSLVPFLAPTQSDAPSQLEEGQHPVNHPQATSLKSECHGIASLSQEPIEAPTTVERGPPIRPPPLSGXPTLEKEKGEADRERPDSETESDVDDPFLPGVIPEQPLSTSPVKRRTQSLSALPKDGDKSGAGKREKDHIRRPMNAFMIFSKRHRALVHQRHPNQDNRTVSKILGEWWYALGPKEKQKYHDLAFQVKEAHFKAHPDWKWCNKDRKKSSSEGRGVPGGKDIRERSMSESTEPHSVELKGVGPGLVGLSERSAGDGLVGQLTRPRAFSQSAVHTLERSNRGNPQALAELAQMCGDGGSQFSSHAPPLSQTQRGVSEDMTSDEERMVICEEEGDDDVIEDPYPISSIDLKCKERVTDSDSENGSGDESDRKRVFAQVICSSALSSSSQNTPHGRSASLSSYPTHRRYDERRSGGGSFVEHRRKDRGEGDGKDSFGGERGVNVPVSLFSFTSGQSHGPPSSSSSSDSSGANPLLGIGAVRVASTVVTNVMRPVISTPLPIASKPREGGTLSSPHLPERKCLTPQQPQHPQFVVGPGPGSAAAVGGYYSSSSPNPIGAGVSPASVVTNLVLGGALPAQPAVQLITPSPHTQPPLQQALPPAAASALHSQTNGPLLQPLLQPHFLPASSLAPPGGKAITQVQYILPTLPANANPKSPPQQLSQQTSLFTLPTAPQTHVSLANGKQQCASGMTGYASSPAVGVVNPGTRVQTQSPVLQGKMLVPMATVRTAPAPAQQFPIVAPPLPVQNGAQPGSKIIQIAPMPVVQPQLPQGGAVHPATPFPVTVGTAAVVAPGSAHSQAVLLPQATTRITYVQSTPGVQSTLPLVSTTTGSSPSQQALPVAGSAYVPSPLATLGFTAIAPPGQTLVQPLIAGQTPLLATAQSSPQPSTSVPSSASGGQIVTAIYPPSTTVAMGTGVVSMAAVPSSVVYSVSSPSSTSPHILPKQMTAASAAVTLPFPLPHPNRAVDRQAETLTLLDRQQERQIHTQTTISSAAPPSGSVVSLRPCSPALQIHTPGSATKLAPPPVKMPQKVKATVATIPVGSYDGGGRGKEREREKEKERGSPANSHFSFDPEPPSAQSEPPSAQHTEEPPKSERTMEGTNVTDASDTRNKDSTATKEVGWKESCPSSPLPPLSSTEPALPPPQTDKEGFTPKKVKARPPPLKKTFDSVDKVLSEVYFEERFAELPEFRPEEVLPSPTLQSLATSPRAILGSYRRKRKNSTDLDSAPDEQVSPKRKSRRRSSCSSEPNTPKSAAKCEGDIFTFDRAATDGEDLLAELEFDKVPYSSLRRTLDQRRALVMQLFQEQGFFPSAQATAAFQTRYSDIFPTKVCLQLKIREVRQKIMQTATPSDALGLGVSDPSIPGPSGSQSAEGSGRDLQDEELDQGPDASPEDNLDSQDSSR; encoded by the exons ATGGGACCATTGAAGAAGCACAGAGGGCGATCACCACCATTGACAAGAGGCCGAGGGGGTAGAAAGAGGGGGGGGACCCACACCATCCAGGAGAAAGAACCTAAAAAGGTCAAGAGAGAGATTGTGAAAACTTATCAGCACACACCCAACCCTTCTTCCAAACGCAAACTGACCCTGCATACTTTACAATCGAATGAAACCCCAATCAAGAACTATAATACGTCCATGACAGAGGAGCCCGCCGAGCTGAGAAAACCTGCTGAGTTAAACAACAATGACAAAAGCAGAACAGAAAATAGGATAGAAAACAATATTATGGTGAGCACCAATCAAAACAGTACCACGCCAACTAATTCTGTCGCCTCTCCTACCTCTGCTCAGGTAGTGCCCTCGACCACTACATTCCCTCTAGCCACCAACCACAACCCGTGTGTAGGCTCAGTCTCCAGTCGGAAAACGGCCACCTTTAAGGCCCGGGTAccgaaaaaaaaatacacatacgaGCACTTTGCAAAGAATGAAAGTGCCATAATGACCGTTCCTACCTCCAACCCTGCTCTGAAAAATAACAACTATCATAATCTCAATAGCAGCCTAAATAAAATCAGCAACAATAtcaataatgttaataataaaagtgtaaatattaGTATGAATAGTTCTAACAGTAACATTACATGTAATGTAAACAGCACAACTGGCAGTTTTGACAGTTGTATTGAAAATCATAGTAAATTCATGAAAAGCAGTAGTGACAATTGCTCAGGTAACCTGCCATCAGTGCAAACAATGGACAGTATTGatggtacaggagcacattctTTCACCTCCATGGAAAATAAACCCCTTGGAATTGTAGGTTTTTTGGAAAAAGAGTCTCAAGTTGGGGAAAAGGAATTGGAAGTTCCCCCTAACTCAGTACGCTGCTCATCAACTGACACAGCCAGCGAGCATTCAGCTGATCTGGATGTGGTGGAGGCAACAGGCCTAAGTCCTCACCAGAAGAACACCTTAATCTCAGCTCCTCTCCAAAACTCACCCATTAAAGAGGACTTTGTGTCAGGGGGGCTTGCTGAAGCTCTGGCAAAAGGAATGAAGAACCAGAGAGTTCTTGCTCGCCAGAAAAATAATGTCAGAGAGATCAAGGCGGGCAATAAAAACATAGATTCCGTATCTCCAATATTCAAACCAGGGGTAGTGCGTAGGGTGAGTGAAGGCACTGTGGAAATTCAGCTCCATGGAGATGAGACCTTAGTTAAATTTCCTTTTTATAAGGGAAGCACGATTGCTTCACCAACAGGGGCTGAGAGCTCAGTGGATTTCATATTGGATGCCCCTCCACCAGGTATGGCACCAGTGGCTGTGGGAATCCATGTATGTGTGCCATTTGGAGGGGATGAAGGGGGTCCTCTGCTGTACAGAGAAGGGGTTATTGCTAAGGTGGACCCTCATCCAGGAGTATCATTTCCTTATCAGGTTCTCCTGAGAGAAGAGGGGAAAATTTTGGGTGGAGAAGTGGGAGAAAAGAAAGCCAAAAAGAGCTGCAGTGGTCAGCCTGTTTGGGTGTCCCGACAGAGTCTAAGACTGCTTACTCCTCCCTGGGATGTAACACATTTGGATCGGGAAAGGGTCAAAGAACGGGagaaggagagggagagagaagagagagagcgCCTGGAAGAGATGGAGGTGGAGAGGGAAGTCTGTCAATTAAGTATTGGAATGGGGGTGCTGGGAAGTCGAGCAAGACTGGGTAAAGGTTTTTTACATGATGGGGTCCCCGGAGGGCATTCCTATGGACATCCCCCAACCCACTCCTCCAGCTCAAGCACCAGGGTCAGCACTGTCCACAGTTATACAGACAAAGGAGGGCAGAAACAACCAGAGGAAGACATTGAGGTGTCTTGTTTTAACATGGGAATCTCCatcaatacaaaacaaaacacaggtATCTCTCAGCACAGAAATATTATTTCCAAACCTAGTGATtgcccttcctcctcctcccagctCTCATTGGTGCAAGGTCTTGGACCCCAACTTATCTCCACCATAGCTAGTCCTCAACCACCCCGATCCCCTGCCTTATTGGGAACTCACTTGAACAGCCCCACTCCTAACATTCCTTCAtccaaagctacccccacccaAACCCCTACTCCAACTTCTGGTGTTGGGTCCTCTTCCACATCCTCCCGCTCCAGGACTCCTCTTTCATTAGCACAGCAGAAGTACAAAAAGGGTGACGTTGTGTGTACACCTAATGGGATACGCAAGAAGTTTAATGGTAAACAGTGGAGGAGACTGTGCTCCAAGGATGGTTGTATGAAGGAGTCTCAGCGTCGGGGGTACTGCTCAAGACACTTGTCTATGAGGACCAAAGAGATGGAGGCAGCAGGTGGAGAAAGGGGGGGGGCAGGCAGCAGCTCAGGGACAGTAACCCCTTCTGACCTGAGGGGGAGAGCAAGCAGTGAGTTTGAGTGGGACGACACATCAAGAGAGAGCAGTGAGACAAGTAGCAGAGGAGACTCCAGACCCCGCTTGGTCCTCCCCTCCATTCTCCCTCATGATCTGTCGTCACGGTTTGATTTTGATGAGTGTGAAGCTGCCAATATGTTAGTGTCTTTAGGAAGTTCCCGTTCGGGCACCCCTtcattttcacccatctccaaccAGTCGCCCTTTTCTCCTGCCCCCTCTCCTTCACCCTCCCCACTTTTTGGTTTCAGGCCCGCCAACTTCTCCCCAATTACCGCTTCTCCCGTCCTACAGCACCGGCGGCACCGGCAGCCAAGTGGCACTGGGGTAGCAGGCGGAGGAGGCAGCAAAACATCCACCCCAGTGGTGGTAGGGGAAAGAGAGAGACACATCCAAGGTATCCAGCCATCCCACCACAATAATCTAACCTTTACAGTCCCCATGAGCCCCGGCAAGCGAAAACAAGATGGAACTCTTCCGCCTCCTGTTACATCTCATCATCACGATTACACACCCAAAACTGAACTTGAGTCAGGAGAACTCAACAACTCTTTCAGGGTGCTGTCCCCCCAAACACCGGTTTCACTCCCACATACGCCGACATTCTCAAAGCCCAGAGGAGTGAACACCCCCTCGTGTGGCAGGCCCCCGTCATCTACTGCTGCCTCCCCACCTCCTTTACTTGTGTCACCACCTGCAGCTTCCCCTCTGTCTGCTGATGGAGTTTCTCAGCGTGTCGTTCCTGTGCCCCATCAGGCCTTACGGGACTCCCCTGTCATTGTGAGAAATCCTGAAGCTCTCTTGGCAAAATTTACAGAGTGTCCTGTGGGAAGGGAAGTGGGAGTTAGAATTGAGGGTGGGGTTGATAACACTTTTTCCAAAGACATTGCACTTACCTCCCTTGCACCTCAACCAGTTTCTGGACTCCAAATTCCTGTTCCAATAAACGCAGCTGCCACCACTGTATCCAATGGCACTGTCCTCTTGCGAAGCTCAGCCCAAACTTTGGTGCTTTTGTCTCCAACGCCATCCTCCTTACCCCCGGCTGACACATCTGCCACTGCTCTTCAAGCACTGTCAATTACTGTCAGCACAGCTGGCACAGCTTCGACCCCAAGTGGCATGGACAACTCCAAAGAAAAGGACGTGGATAACGGTTCCGGATTAGGTGGCGATGTCCAGCAGCCAGTTCCCTGTCACCCTTCTCCCACTGCTCTGCTGCCCTTGATTTTGCCAGCAGAGAGTCTTCATCCTGTTCCACGCAAGGACATCATTATGGGACGACCTGGTACAG TCTGGACAAATGTTGAGCCCCGATCAGTTCCAGTCTTCCCCTGGCATTCATTGGTCCCTTTTTTAGCACCCACCCAATCAGATGCTCCTTCTCAACTAGAAGAAGGTCAACACCCAGTCAACCACCCACAAGCAACCAGTCTCAAGTCAG AATGTCACGGGATAGCATCACTGTCACAGGAACCCATCGAGGCACCGACCACTGTAGAAAGAGGGCCCCCCATCCGTCCACCCCCCCTCAGCGGATAGCCAACTTTGGAAAAGGAGAAAGGAGAGGCCGACCGGGAGAGGCCAGACAGTGAAACCGAGAGTGACGTGGATGATCC CTTTCTTCCAGGAGTCATACCCGAGCAGCCCCTTTCTACATCCCCAGTGAAGAGACGCACCCAGTCCCTCAGTGCACTGCCCAAAGACGGAGACAAGAGCGGCGCTGGAAAG cGGGAGAAGGACCACATCCGGCGGCCAATGAATGCATTTATGATTTTTAGTAAGCGCCATCGAGCTCTGGTGCATCAACGGCACCCAAACCAGGACAACAGGACAGTGAGCAAGATTCTTGGCGAGTGGTGGTACGCCCTGGGGCCCAAAGAGAAGCAGAAGTACCACGACTTAGCTTTCCAG gtGAAAGAAGCCCACTTTAAAGCCCACCCAGATTGGAAGTGGTGCAACAAAGATAGAAAAAAATCCAGCTCAGAAGGTCGTGGGGTTCCTGGAGGCAAAGACATCCGAGAGAGAAGCATGTCAGAATCCACAG AGCCTCATTCTGTGGAGCTAAAGGGTGTTGGTCCAGGTCTGGTTGGTTTATCAGAGAGGAGTGCAGGAGACGGGCTGGTGGGTCAGCTGACTCGTCCCAGAGCCTTTTCTCAAAGTGCCGTTCATACCCTGGAGCGGAGTAACAGGGGGAACCCACAAGCCCTGGCAGAACTGGCTCAG ATGTGTGGAGACGGTGGCAGTCAGTTCTCTAGCCATGCTCCTCCATTGTCGCAGACTCAGCGGGGGGTCAGTGAAGACATGACCAGCGATGAAGAGCGCATGGTCATCTGTGAGGAGGAGGGTGACGATGATGTCATCG AGGACCCTTACCCTATCAGTTCCATAGACCTCAAGTGTAAGGAACGAGTCACTGACAGTGACAGTGAGAATGGCTCAGGGGATGAGAGTGACCGCAAG AGAGTTTTTGCTCAAGTCATCTGTTCCTCTGCATTGTCCTCTTCTTCACAAAACACTCCACATGGCAGAAGTGCTTCCCTCTCCTCGTACCCAACACACAGGCGTTATGATGAGCGGAGATCAGGCGGGGGCAGCTTTGTAGAGCACAGAAGGAAGGACAGAGGAGAGGGAGATGGTAAAGACTCATTTGGGGGCGAAAGAGGCGTAAATGTGCCAGTTTCCCTTTTTTCCTTCACATCTGGCCAATCACACGGACCTCcctcgtcatcatcatcatcagattCATCAGGTGCCAACCCGCTACTGGGCATTGGTGCTGTGAGAGTGGCCTCTACAGTGGTGACCAATGTGATGCGTCCTGTCATTAGCACGCCGCTACCCATCGCCAGCAAACCCAGAGAGGGAGGCACTTTGTCCAGCCCTCACCTACCAGAGAGGAAGTGTTTGACTCCGCAGCAACCACAGCACCCGCAGTTCGTGGTCGGTCCTGGACCAGGAAGTGCAGCTGCTGTGGGTGGGTACTACTCGTCATCGTCACCTAATCCTATAGGTGCAGGTGTGAGTCCAGCTAGTGTCGTGACCAATTTAGTTTTAGGGGGAGCTTTGCCGGCCCAACCAGCCGTCCAGCTCATCACCccatcaccacacacacagccccCCCTGCAGCAGGCCCTCCCACCTGCAGCGGCCTCAGCCCTGCACAGCCAAACTAACGGCCCCCTGCTCCAGCCCCTGCTCCAGCCCCATTTCCTTCCAGCCTCGTCCCTGGCTCCCCCTGGTGGTAAAGCCATCACACAAGTCCAGTACATCCTGCCCACCCTACCTGCAAACGCCAACCCAAAGAGTCCACCTCAGCAGCTGAGCCAGCAAACCAGTCTCTTCACCCTGCCCACAGCCCCACAGACGCATGTGTCTCTGGCTAATGGAAAGCAGCAATGTGCCAGTGGGATGACTGGGTACGCCTCCAGCCCAGCTGTGGGCGTGGTTAACCCGGGAACTAGAG TGCAAACACAGTCTCCGGTGCTCCAGGGTAAAATGCTTGTTCCCATGGCAACAGTGCGTACTGCGCCTGCCCCTGCCCAACAGTTTCCCATCGTGGCTCCACCTCTTCCTGTCCAGAATGGTGCACAGCCAGGAAGCAAG ATCATCCAGATTGCCCCTATGCCTGTGGTGCAACCCCAGCTGCCTCAGGGTGGAGCAGTGCATCCGGCTACTCCTTTCCCTGTAACAGTGGGTACAGCAGCAGTAGTGGCTCCAGGATCTGCACATTCCCAGGCAGTTCTTTTGCCTCAAGCAACGACCAG GATCACATATGTCCAGTCTACTCCGGGGGTCCAGTCCACACTGCCTCTGGTCTCTACGACAACTGGTTCCTCCCCATCACAGCAAGCTCTTCCAGTTGCTGGATCAGCTTACGTTCCGTCACCTCTTGCAACACTGGGATTCACAGCCATCGCACCACCTGGGCAGACTCTCGTTCAGCCATTGATCGCAG GACAGACACCGCTCCTCGCCACAGCACAGTCGTCTCCTCAGCCCTCCACGTCTGTCCCTTCTTCAGCTTCCGGAGGACAGATAGTCACGGCCATCTACCCACCTTCAACTACAGTCGCCATGGGAACGGGCGTGGTCTCCATGGCAGCCGTGCCCTCCAGTGTAGTGTACTCCGTTTCCAGCCCCTCGAGCACTTCCCCCCACATACTGCCCAAACAGATGACGGCGGCGTCCGCTGCAGTCACGCTCCCGTTTCCACTGCCTCATCCAAACCGAGCGGTGGATCGACAGGCGGAAACGTTGACACTGTTGGACAGACAACAGGAGAGgcagatacacacacaaaccaccATCAGCTCAGCAGCACCTCCCAGTGGGTCAGTGGTGTCACTGAGACCCTGCAGTCCTGCTCTTCAGATCCACACACCCG GTAGTGCTACCAAACTAGCCCCGCCCCCGGTCAAAATGCCTCAGAAGGTGAAGGCAACAGTGGCGACCATTCCTGTGGGCAGCTACGATGGAGGAGGGCGTGGCAAAGAGAGGGAGCGTGAAAAGGAGAAGGAGCGAGGTTCTCCAGCCAATAGTCATTTCTCCTTCGATCCAGAGCCTCCGTCAGCTCAGTCAGAGCCTCCATCAGCGCAGCACACAGAGGAACCCCCAAAATCTGAGAGAACCATGGAGGGCACCAACGTCACAGACGCTTCagacacaagaaacaaggaCAGCACAGCGACCAAAGAG GTGGGATGGAAGGAGTCCTGCCCCTCCTCTCCCCTCCCCCCTCTGTCCAGCACAGAACCTGCCCTGCCTCCACCTCAGACTGACAAAGAGGGTTTCACACCCAAGAAGGTGAAAGCCCGCCCACCTCCACTGAAGAAGACATTTGACTCTGTAGACAA GGTGCTGTCTGAGGTGTACTTTGAGGAACGATTTGCCGAGCTGCCCGAGTTTCGTCCAGAGGAAGTCTTGCCTTCACCAACTCTTCAGAGTCTGGCTACGTCACCTCGAGCCATCCTTGGCAGCTACCGCCGCAAGAGGAAGAACTCAACAG ACCTGGACTCGGCACCAGACGAGCAAGTGTCTCCAAAGAGGAAGAGTCGACGGCGCTCCAGCTGCAGCTCTGAGCCCAACACGCCTAAAAGTGCTGCTAAGTGTGAGGGAGACATCTTCACCTTCGACAGAGCAG